Proteins co-encoded in one Cercospora beticola chromosome 7, complete sequence genomic window:
- a CDS encoding uncharacterized protein (antiSMASH:Cluster_1), whose translation MTVIIHCIRHGQGVHNLMEDYTLHDPLLTPDGEARSRLAWKIHFPGGELEKKDNLLIAASPSRRTLQTACLALEEILNSTKKTVLALPDAQETSDDACDTGSDPEQLREFVNERGLAVDLSLVRNG comes from the coding sequence ATGACTGTCATCATCCATTGCATCCGCCATGGCCAAGGCGTCCACAACCTGATGGAAGACTACACGTTGCATGACCCTCTTCTGACTCCGGACGGCGAGGCGCGATCAAGACTGGCATGGAAGATCCACTTTCCTGGTGGGGAGCTGGAAAAGAAAGACAATCTGCTGATCGCAGCATCACCAAGTCGACGAACTTTGCAGACCGCCTGTCTTGCATTAGAAGAAATATTGAACTCGACAAAGAAGACAGTCCTGGCGCTCCCTGATGCGCAGGAAACTTCAGACGATGCATGTGATACTGGTTCAGACCCTGAGCAATTACGGGAGTTCGTCAATGAAAGAGGTCTGGCTGTAGATCTCTCGTTGGTCCGCAATGGATAG
- a CDS encoding uncharacterized protein (antiSMASH:Cluster_1) encodes MNELADLPAAGSFDSLDLLLLHHYITCISLDLVGPKQAYTVWQDIVPRQAHAYPLLFHGILALAGMHLAIKYMTPGANPVGSAGRKLSNKYRVRALVHRHKGLRQFHRALDSKLEVNQEQMPCLLRFNCMLIISAFAIPLTDEESSVSIEDVLMVFQLCRGGYELYQSSRDPWREQSTQGVIFAEDSRATHRFSTTAEGSMNGCMARQDRPVIRASLEGLMLSQSWAYKSGVDLRLLSSWPSLCSDEFVEELKQRTPDSLDVLAQYSHVLAICRDRWWVGSWPQLLLRAIDGCLSEEAKMRMRWNIEDNLAGLESEHSAIDKSSSC; translated from the coding sequence ATGAACGAGCTCGCGGATCTCCCAGCCGCTGGCTCTTTCGACTCACTGGATCTGCTCCTGTTGCACCATTACATTACGTGTATATCTTTGGACTTGGTGGGACCCAAGCAAGCCTATACTGTCTGGCAGGACATCGTGCCAAGGCAAGCACACGCCTATCCTCTCTTGTTCCACGGGATCCTGGCGCTGGCTGGCATGCATTTGGCCATCAAGTACATGACGCCTGGGGCAAACCCTGTTGGGAGTGCTGGACGGAAGCTCAGCAACAAGTATCGAGTTCGCGCGTTGGTCCATCGGCATAAAGGACTCAGGCAGTTCCACAGAGCTTTGGATAGTAAGCTCGAGGTGAATCAGGAGCAAATGCCGTGCTTGCTGCGATTCAACTGCATGTTGATCATTTCGGCATTCGCTATACCACTCACCGACGAGGAAAGCAGTGTTTCGATTGAGGATGTGCTCATGGTCTTTCAACTCTGTCGTGGAGGATATGAGCTGTATCAATCATCCCGCGATCCATGGCGTGAACAATCCACGCAAGGCGTCATATTCGCAGAAGATTCGCGAGCTACGCATCGATTCTCCACAACAGCAGAGGGCAGCATGAATGGCTGCATGGCTCGTCAAGATCGTCCCGTCATCCGGGCGTCGCTGGAAGGCCTGATGCTCAGCCAGTCATGGGCTTACAAATCGGGTGTCGACCTCAGACTGTTGTCTAGCTGGCCATCTTTGTGCTCGGATGAGTTCGTGGAGGAGCTAAAGCAACGGACTCCGGATTCGCTCGACGTGCTGGCGCAGTACAGCCATGTGCTGGCAATATGCCGCGATCGCTGGTGGGTCGGAAGCTGGCCGCAGCTACTGCTTCGAGCCATCGATGGGTGCTTGTCGGAGGAGGCAAAAATGCGAATGCGGTGGAACATTGAAGACAATCTTGCCGGTCTTGAGAGCGAACACAGCGCTATTGATAAGTCTTCGTCGTGTTGA
- a CDS encoding uncharacterized protein (antiSMASH:Cluster_1), with protein MAAAYPSLLHIMIANAALHMSMMGKRDRVPAFTAHHVVALAAKQHALEALNEALSHMSLADIDAILGIVLLFVEFDLISSGSNDWRQHVHSTCPLVKMIYEPGNSGTTMTPLRRCLVSHCLVYPSPMPHCDLVVS; from the coding sequence ATGGCTGCAGCGTACCCCAGTCTTCTGCACATCATGATTGCCAACGCAGCACTGCACATGTCGATGATGGGCAAGCGGGATCGCGTACCGGCTTTTACTGCCCATCATGTTGTCGCGCTTGCAGCGAAGCAGCATGCTCTAGAGGCACTGAATGAGGCGCTGAGCCACATGAGCCTTGCAGATATCGATGCTATCCTTGGCATAGTTCTGCTGTTTGTTGAATTCGATCTCATCAGCTCTGGGAGTAATGACTGGCGACAACATGTCCATAGCACGTGTCCACTTGTCAAGATGATATATGAGCCTGGGAATTCTGGTACAACCATGACGCCGCTTCGTCGGTGCCTCGTGTCACACTGCCTGGTGTACCCCTCTCCGATGCCCCACTGCGATTTGGTCGTCAGCTGA
- a CDS encoding uncharacterized protein (antiSMASH:Cluster_1~SMCOG1106:major facilitator transporter) — MAPREVSVAKKDWPNAEDLVVDELETSRKTSGSSAESARPAVRDCARPSEGDREKVGIREELDSELQDVAKAKTKVDFLVLLILVFGLLVFQLDRMNLASALTGGFAEDIRVGQNTINLGNQLMFMGIVVLEIPANMMLQRLGPRIWISTQVCVFGLIATLQVFVKDRTGFLMARLMLGFAEAGYIPCAAYTLSNWYTRREPAKRMSVFFFGMFGGNAISPLLASGILQLDGQRGLKGWQWLFLLEGVLTILIGVLMFFCLPGSPDDPKAANRLRLYEIHHE; from the exons ATGGCACCGAGAGAGGTCTCAGTAGCTAAGAAGGACTGGCCGAATGCCGAGGATCTGGTTGTGGATGAACTCGAAACAAGTAGGAAAACTTCTGGCAGCTCAGCTGAATCTGCAAGGCCTGCTGTTCGAGATTGTGCAAGGCCTTCAGAAGGAGATCGTGAGAAAGTGGGAATAAGAGAGGAGCTCGATTCGGAGCTGCAGGAtgtggcgaaggcgaagacaaA GGTCGATTTCTTAGTGCTGTTGATTTTGGTGTTTGGACTCCTTGTCTTCCAACTTGATCGCATGAACCTCGCATCAGCCCTCACCGGCGGTTTTGCTGAAGACATTAGGGTCGGCCAGAACACCATAAATCTTGGAAACCAACTCATGTTCATGGGTATTGTTGTTCTCGAGATTCCTGCGAACATGATGCTGCAACGCCTTGGTCCGAGGATCTGGATATCGACACAAGTATGCGTCTTCGGTCTGATAGCAACCCTGCAGGTTTTCGTGAAGGATCGCACAGGCTTTCTAATGGCAAGATTGATGCTGGGATTTGCCGAAGCGGGCTACATTCCTTGTGCGGCATACACCTTGAGTAACTGGTATACAAGACGCGAACcggcgaagaggatgagtgTATTCTTTTTCGGCATGTTTGGAGGCAATGCGATCAGTCCACTTCTGGCCTCCGGAATCCTGCAGCTAGATGGCCAGAGAGGGTTGAAGGGATGGCAATGGCTGTTTCTGT TGGAAGGCGTTCTCACTATCCTGATCGGTGTCCTTATGTTCTTCTGCCTTCCGGGTAGCCCGGACGATCCCAAAGCCGCTAATCGGCTCAGGCTATATGAGATTCACCACGAATGA
- a CDS encoding uncharacterized protein (SMCOG1092:hypothetical protein~antiSMASH:Cluster_1), with translation MSGNSIKRVAVVGAGPAGAIVIDALAQEKAFDLIRVFERRREAGGCWSGDEGLPPTISNISQLGDRTADPPLTIPEQSPTIRPKTHQQRFDEATAYPYLETNVVAEAMQFSQEPIPGVVSGYSKRLYGPKSPYRHWKVMRQYIQSLVKRNGYEDFVSYNTSVERAEKVGSVWQVTLRNPGQEHDYWWTEEFDAVIVASGHYNVPYIPAIPGLDEFEKDRPGSVIHSKHFRGRDLYKDKRVVVVGASVSAADIAFDLTSVTVAPVHAIVIGHKFNVYFGGEAFNHPLIQRHPSISQIVGRTVHLEDGTVIDDVDHIIFGTGYTWTIPFLPQVATRNNRIPDLYEHVVWQHDPTLLFVGAVNAGLTFKIFEWQAIYAASLLSGRGTLPSREEMKAWEEDRIKKKGDGPKFALVYPDFEDTFERLRSLSGEVKDGKGRPLPKFRREWFRDFTNGHELRKQTWKRLNAEARANLESSAAKARL, from the exons ATGAGTGGGAATTCAATCAAGAGAGTCGCAGTCGTTGGTGCTGGGCCTGCTGGTGCCATTGTCATCGATGCACTCGCGCAGGAAAAGGCTTTCGATCTAATCCGCGTCTTCGAAAGAAGACGTGAGGCTGGAGGATGCTG GAGCGGTGATGAAGGCCTGCCACCAACCATTTCCAATATATCACAGCTAGGTGACCGGACTGCAGACCCACCTTTGACAATACCGGAGCAGTCACCAACGATACGTCCGAAGACACATCAGCAGAGATTCGATGAAGCTACAGCATACCCTTACCTCGAAACCAATGTTGTCGCGGAAGCGATGCAATTCAGCCAGGAGCCTATACCCGGAGTAGTGAGCGGGTACTCCAAAAGGTTATACGGGCCCAAATCTCCGTACCGACATTGGAAGGTGATGCGTCAATACATTCAATCTCTGGTAAAACGGAATGGGTATGAGGACTTCGTCTCGTACAACACGAGCGTCGAGCGAGCTGAAAAGGTTGGATCGGTATGGCAAGTGACGCTCCGGAATCCAGGACAGGAACATGATTACTGGTGGACAGAAGAATTCGATGCCGTTATTGTTGCCAGTGGGCATTACAACGTGCCTTACATTCCTGCAATTCCGG GTCTGGACGAGTTCGAGAAAGACCGACCTGGCAGCGTGATCCATAGCAAGCATTTCCGTGGCAGAGATTTGTACAAAGATAAG CGTGTAGTTGTGGTTGGTGCTTCGGTCTCAGCTGCAGACATAGCTTTCGATCTCACGTCCGTCACAGTGGCTCCAGTACATGCAATCGTCATTGGACACAAATTCAATGTCTATTTCGGCGGCGAAGCGTTCAATCATCCTTTGATCCAGCGCCACCCTTCTATATCCCAAATCGTTGGCCGAACCGTCCATCTAGAGGATGGCACAGTGATTGACGACGTGGACCACATTATCTTCGGAACCGGCTACACGTGGACGATTCCGTTCCTACCTCAAGTGGCGACACGCAACAATCGAATTCCGGACTTGTATGAGCATGTCGTGTGGCAGCATGATCCTACTTTACTCTTTGTAGGTGCTGTCAACGCCGGTCTGACCTTCAAGATCTTCGAGTGGCAGGCTATTTATGCAGCGTCTTTGTTATCCGGTCGTGGAACGTTACCGTCCCGAGAAGAGATGAAGGCCTGGGAAGAGGACCGCATCAAGAAGAAAGGAGATGGGCCGAAGTTTGCGTTGGTTTATCCGGATTTCGAAGACACGTTTGAACGTCTCCGAAGTCTCAGTGGAGAAGTCAAGGACGGCAAGGGGCGACCATTGCCCAAATTCCGAAGGGAATGGTTCCGGGATTTTACGAATGGACATGAGCTTCGAAAGCAAACGTGGAAACGATTGAACGCCGAAGCGAGGGCAAACCTAGAGAGTAGTGCGGCAAAAGCGCGCCTGTAG
- a CDS encoding uncharacterized protein (antiSMASH:Cluster_1) — translation MPLRHPAPDLTLNSQFRCKATGYHNLDEMSASDAAQCHALRKSLLNLPQELHDRIYDLTFTTAPKIRIYKPGHGDLVRQVLAELHEKSPSNIVVFDERLPHLLHVSRASRELFAKSYFGGDGAVFVFYAPVKIWRVPIEKCHWELIKDARVAFTNSHYLVNWESRQFKNERAFNYPGKDVVDRIPIQWHHHIERLIKRRMEAAGLEQLRPSD, via the coding sequence ATGCCACTTCGCCATCCCGCTCCCGACCTCACACTCAACTCCCAATTTCGCTGCAAGGCTACAGGATACCACAATCTCGACGAAATGAGCGCCTCCGACGCTGCTCAATGCCATGCGCTTCGCAAAAGCCTTCTGAACCTCCCACAAGAACTCCACGATCGAATATACGATCTGACCTTCACCACCGCTCCCAAGATCCGCATCTACAAACCTGGACACGGCGACCTGGTTCGCCAGGTCCTTGCCGAGCTGCACGAGAAGTCTCCCTCGAACATCGTGGTGTTTGACGAGCGACTGCCCCATCTGCTCCACGTGTCGCGAGCGAGCCGCGAGCTCTTTGCGAAGTCGTATttcggcggcgacggcgCAGTTTTCGTCTTCTATGCGCCCGTCAAAATCTGGAGAGTACCTATCGAGAAATGTCATTGGGAGCTCATCAAGGATGCTCGAGTTGCGTTCACGAATTCTCACTATTTGGTGAACTGGGAGAGCAGACAGTTCAAGAACGAGAGAGCGTTCAATTATCCAGGCAAAGACGTAGTGGACAGGATACCAATCCAGTGGCATCATCACATCGAGCGATTGATCAAGCGGAGGATGGAAGCCGCCGGACTTGAGCAGTTGAGACCTTCAGATTAG
- a CDS encoding uncharacterized protein (antiSMASH:Cluster_1~SMCOG1005:Drug resistance transporter, EmrB/QacA), which produces MGWYRSSQASREGATLPHSRTAQHDIESGARHDCNDVSLGDSDQDALLRRIEELGRERPAIFQTTLHEAMFVFCISMSQFLTEYFVSDFTLILPTLIEELDIPQAAAIWPATAFSLVIASFLLVLGRTADMFGGRLVFLLGLIWLLAWSIIAGFSVNALMLDFCRALQGLGAAATLPSGILLMGSIYRPGPRKNLVFSIYGTSAVLGFFGGIVLAGVVGQFLRWGFYFWIGAILSGVTLLNAIWSLPRANVADHDSEKVSMDYTGGLLIVAGLILTVFAITQSAHAPAGWRTPYIPVCFCLGIVLLFCAAVFEARFASEPLLPKDVLLVPSLTPLLFAVLILYGCWGIFSVYGTLYFQNILNTQPLQIALWYVPLGVAGLLFSIMEGMILHLVPGRVLLIIPGIGSVGPQLLLALLQVEGWSYWAWIFPATILSTIGIDLSTILLTVFITTKLPLAQQGLAGGILNSVLQLGVALTLGLTDILQSATVDKDGLRQSYKNTFWFGVGAAAISLLVMALYGDVPRATSELSLEEREELIRAAEREGYVQCQAGNVSS; this is translated from the coding sequence ATGGGATGGTATCGAAGCAGCCAGGCATCTAGGGAGGGTGCTACGTTGCCGCACTCGAGGACGGCGCAACACGATATCGAGTCTGGAGCAAGACATGATTGCAACGACGTGTCGCTGGGAGATTCGGACCAAGATGCCCTACTGCGACGCATCGAAGAACTCGGTCGCGAGCGTCCCGCCATTTTCCAGACCACATTACACGAAGCCATGTTTGTCTTCTGCATATCCATGTCGCAATTCCTCACCGAGTATTTCGTCTCTGACTTCACGCTCATCCTCCCTACCTTGATCGAAGAGTTGGACATACCACAGGCAGCAGCAATATGGCCAGCTACTGCATTCTCACTCGTCATTGCGAGTTTCCTTTTGGTCCTTGGCAGGACGGCAGACATGTTCGGAGGACGATTGGTCTTTCTCCTGGGACTCATATGGCTGCTGGCATGGAGCATTATCGCAGGCTTTAGCGTTAATGCTCTGATGCTGGACTTCTGCAGGGCACTTCAAGGTCTCGGTGCCGCTGCCACTCTCCCGAGCGGAATTCTGCTGATGGGCTCAATCTATCGTCCCGGTCCTCGCAAGAACCTGGTGTTCTCCATCTACGGGACTTCTGCTGTCCTTGGGTTCTTTGGCGGCATCGTACTCGCTGGTGTTGTTGGGCAATTCCTGCGTTGGGGCTTCTACTTCTGGATTGGAGCAATACTTTCCGGAGTGACCTTGCTTAATGCGATTTGGTCACTCCCACGGGCGAATGTCGCCGATCACGACTCGGAGAAGGTCAGTATGGACTACACAGGTGGACTGCTCATAGTTGCGGGCTTGATCCTCACCGTGTTCGCGATTACGCAATCTGCCCATGCTCCTGCGGGTTGGCGGACCCCATACATCCCCGTATGCTTTTGCTTGGGAATCGTCCTGCTCTTCTGTGCTGCAGTCTTCGAGGCACGATTTGCATCCGAGCCACTTCTACCAAAGGACGTTCTCTTGGTACCGTCTCTGACCCCTCTGCTTTTTGCTGTCCTCATTCTCTACGGGTGCTGGGGCATATTTTCCGTCTACGGGACGCTCTATTTTCAAAACATTCTGAACACCCAGCCACTTCAGATTGCGCTGTGGTATGTACCTCTTGGAGTCGCGGGGCTACTTTTCAGCATCATGGAGGGCATGATACTGCACTTGGTACCTGGACGCGTGCTGCTCATCATCCCGGGCATCGGATCAGTTGGTCCGCAGCTACTACTTGCTTTGCTGCAGGTCGAGGGCTGGAGCTACTGGGCCTGGATCTTCCCAGCCACCATCCTCAGTACTATCGGCATCGACCTCTCTACGATCCTGCTGACTGTGTTCATCACGACCAAGTTGCCTTTGGCGCAGCAGGGTCTTGCTGGCGGCATCTTGAACTCCGTACTCCAACTTGGTGTTGCACTGACACTTGGATTGACTGACATCTTACAATCGGCGACAGTGGACAAAGATGGGCTTCGACAAAGTTACAAGAACACATTTTGGTTCGGCGTGGGTGCAGCGGCCATAAGTCTGTTGGTCATGGCATTATATGGCGACGTCCCAAGAGCGACGAGTGAGCTGAGTCTAGAGGAAAGGGAAGAGCTCATACGCGCAGCCGAGCGAGAAGGCTACGTACAGTGCCAAGCGGGAAACGTCTCGAGCTAG